The Glycine soja cultivar W05 chromosome 3, ASM419377v2, whole genome shotgun sequence genome window below encodes:
- the LOC114404933 gene encoding uncharacterized protein LOC114404933, protein MVISDQWSSYKEDDVAKAKFVKDTLLDDKGWDKVDYILSFTSPIYDVLRRTDTEASSLHLVYEMWDSMIEKVKNAIYQYERKKESEGSTFYEVVHSILIDRWTKSSTPLHFLAHSLNLRYYSHEWLSEDSNRVPPHHDLKLTRERLKCFKRFFLDVDVRRKVNIEFANFSDGREGFDDLDSLNDRGQMDPKAWWQVHGVNAPILQKVALKLLAQPCSSLCCETNWSTYSFIHSLKRNKMTPHRAEDLVFVHSNLRLLSRNTPQYHQEETKMWDVAGDDFGSLDDCGILEIASLSLDEPKLEGVFFNDDR, encoded by the exons ATGGTCATTAGTGACCAATGGTCTTCTTATAAGGAAGATGATGTTGCAAAGGCTAAATTTGTGAAAGATACTTTGTTGGATGATAAAGGGTGGGATAAGGTTGATTATATTCTTTCATTCACTAGCCCTATCTATGATGTTCTTAGAAGAACTGATACAGAAGCTTCATCTCTCCATCTAGTATATGAAATGTGGGATTCAATGATTGAAAAGGTGAAGAATGCCATATATCAATATGAGAGAAAGAAGGAGAGTGAAGGATCAACCTTTTATGAGGTAGTGCACTCCATATTAATTGACCGTTGGACTAAGAGTAGCACTCCTCTCCATTTTTTAGCTCATTCCTTAAATCTAAG atATTATAGTCATGAATGGCTAAGTGAAGATTCTAATCGAGTTCCTCCACATCATGACTTGAAACTCACTCGTGAAAGATTAAAATGCTTCAAGAGGttctttcttgatgtggatgtaagGAGGAAAGTGAATATTGAGTTTGCCAACTTCTCGGATGGAAGAGAAGGTTTTGatgatcttgattctttaaaTGATAGAGGTCAAATGGATCCAAAAGCTTGGTGGCAAGTTCATGGCGTTAATGCTCCAATACTTCAAAAGGTTGCCCTTAAGCTACTTGCGCAACCTTGTTCATCTTTATGTTGTGAAACGAATTGGAGTACATATTCATTTATTCATTctttaaagagaaacaagatgACACCACATAGAGCTGAAGATTTAGTATTTGTTCATAGCAACCTACGACTTCTCTCAAGGAATACACCACAATATCATCAAGAGGAAACTAAAATGTGGGATGTAGCCGGAGATGATTTTGGATCACTTGATGATTGTGGTATTCTTGAAATTGCTAGTTTGTCTTTAGATGAACCAAAGTTAGAAGGTGTCTTTTTCAATGATGATCGCTAG